The Deinococcus misasensis DSM 22328 nucleotide sequence GGCTCAGACCCATGCTGGGTTCATCCAGCAGCAGGATTTTCGGTTCGATCATCAGGGCACGGGCCACAGCCAGCATTTGCTGCTCGCCCCCGGAGAGGGTACCTCCCAGTTGGGTTTTGCGTTCTGCTAGACGGGGAAAGAACTCGAAGCCACGCTGCATTCTCTGGGCGATCAATTTCTTGTCGTTGACCAGATATGCACCCATCTCCAGGTTCTCCATCACGGTCAGGCGAGGGAAAATGCGGCGTCCCTCGGGAACGTGGGCCATGCCTTTGGCGGTCAGTTCGTTGCTGGGAATGCCGTTGATTTTCTTGCCTTCCAGCAGAATGTCACCGGATTTGACTTTGACCATGCCAGAGATGGAGCGCAGGGTGGTGGTTTTGCCTGCACCGTTGCCTCCGATCAGGGCCACGATTTCGCCTTGATTCACTTCCAGACTGATGCCTTTGAGCGCCTGAATCTGGCCATAAAACGTGTTCACATTGCTGAGTTGCAGCATCAGGCACCTCCTCTTTTCTCACCGGCTGCATGTCCACGCCCGAGGTAGGCTTCGCGCACTTTGGGGTTGGTGCGGATGGTTTCGGGCAAGCCTTCTGCGATCTTGGTGCCGTAATCCAGTACGGTGATTTTTTCGCTGATGCTCATCACTAGACGCATGTCGTGCTCGATGAGCACCACCGTCACACCCAGATCGTCACGGATGCGGCGGATCAAGTCTTTGAGCTCCTCGGTTTCTCTGGGGTTCATGCCTGCAGCGGGCTCGTCGAGCAGGATCAATTTGGGGTTGGTGGCCAGAGCACGGGCAATTTCCAGACGGCGCTGGTCCCCGTAAGGCAGGTCGGTGGCCCCTTCGTTGGCTGCGCGGCGCAGACCCACAAAGTCCAGCAGGGTCAGGGCAGCATCCAGAGCCTCTTTTTCCTGACGCTTGAAATTGGGGGTGTGAAACAGGGCGTCCAGAAAGCCCACTTTCATGCGCACATTGCGGGCCACCAGAATGTTTTCCACGGCGGTCATGCTGGGGAACAGACGGATGTTCTGGAAGGTGCGGGCAATGCCTGCCACCGTCACTTCATCGGGTTTCAGGCCAACAAGGTCTTTCCCTGCAAGGTTGATGGTTCCGCGATCCGGCTGGTAAATGCCAGTGATCATGTTGAAGAAGGTGGTTTTTCCGGCACCGTTCGGTCCAATCACGCTGATGATGCTGCGCTCTGGCACCTGAAAAGTCACATCGTTGACGGCCACCAGACCCCCGAAGGTCTTGCGGAGGTTTTCGACAGACAGAAGCATTATTTGACCCCCTGATTGGTTTTGGCGGCTCCCACTGTGGCAGCATCAGGAATTTTGATGTGCTTGCGAACGGCAGGCAACAGGCCTTGAGGACGGAACAGCATCATCAGGATCAAGAGCAAACCGAAGAACAGACGCTCGTATTTGGCGGGATCAAAGGTGCTGTTGCCCTGAAAAGCAGGCAGGCTCTGCAGGTACTCTGAGAGGGATTTCAGGAAGTCCAGTTGCAGCCAGGTCACGGCCATGGCTCCCACAATCACGCCGGGAATGCTGCCCATGCCCCCGAGAATCACCATCACCAGCACACCGATGGACTGGAAGAAAGTGAAATCTTCAGGAGAAACAGCGGTTTGTTTGATGGCGAACACGGCACCCATCACCCCAGCAAAGCTTGCACCAGTGGCAAAGGCAATCAGCTTGGTGCGGACCAGAGGCACACCCATGGCCTGAGCAGCAATCTCGTCTTCACGGATGGCAATCCAGTTGCGGCCAATGTGGCTCTGGTCGAGGCGCAGGTTGAACAGGATGATGATGCCGATGATCACCAGCACGAGGAAGTACAGGAACAGTGCGAACACCTGGGGTTCTGTCAGGCCGAACCGGTCAATGATGGGGCTCAGCAAGCCAGAGAACCAGGTGATGTGGGGCGGGTTGATCCCGAGCACCCCGTTGGGTCCGTTGGTGATGGGGGTCAGGTTGTTGGCGAACACGCGGATCACTTCACCCAGCCCGAGTGTCACAATGGCAAGGTAATCGCCTTTGAGTTTCAAAACGGGCAGACCGATCAAAACACCCACCAGAATGGCCAGAATCACAGCCAGAGCAAGGAAGAGCCAGAACCAGTTGCCGTCCAGACCTTCGCCCCCTGCACCGGTGATGCGTCCCAGCTGGGCAGAACCAAAAATCCCCCAGGTGTAAGCGCCCACTGCGAAGAAGGCCACATATCCAAGGTCCAGCAGACCGGCCAGACCCACCACAATGTTGAGACCCAGTGCCAGAGCGGCGTAAATCACGATCTGGAGCACCACTTCCAGCAAGAACTCGTTGCGCAGGCCCACGATGGGCATCACGATCATCAGGGCTGGAGCCAGAGAGAGGATTTTGGCCCAGGTGTGTGCTTTGCTTTTGAAAGTCAGGACCACGGTGCCCAGGAAGGCAGCAAAGAACATGGCCTGTGCGAGGTTGTTGACCTGGGTGGCCACAGTCAGCATCAGGGTGCTGGTGATGGCGGTGTACATCAGCACGATCAGAGAAGCGATCTGCGGATTGTCCAGAATGCCTTGTTTTTTGACAGCTTGCGTCATGCTCACCTCTTATACCTTCTCGGTGGTGGCCTTGCCGAGCAGACCAGCGGGTTTGAAAATCAGGATGATGATCAGCACCATGAAAGCGCCGACGTCTTTCCACTGCACGCCCACATTCATCAGCACATTGCCGATGCTCTGGACGAAACCGTTGGTGGAGAAGGACATCTTCACCCCGAAGATCGAGATGGCTCCGATCAGGTTTTCCAGGAAGCCCAGCACCAGTCCGCCGACCACTGCGCCAGGAATGCTGCCGATGCCCCCGAGCACAGCGGCCGTGAAGGCTTTGATGCCGGGAATGATGCCGATGTAGCCGTCCACCTGGGTGAATTTGACGCCCCAGAGCACCCCCGCAGCACCACCGAGTGCACCCCCAATGAAGAAGGTCAGTGCGATGATGTTGTTGGTGTTGATGCCCATCAGACGGGCGGTTTGCTGGTCCTGTGCCACGGCACGGATGGCGGTTCCCAGTTTGGTGTAGTTCACCATGTAGTTGAGGACCAGCAGCATCAGGGCGGCCACCACGAACAGCAGCACGTCGGTGGGGTTCAAACCCAGAATTTTTTCGGTGCCCAGCACAGAGGGATAAGACAGACGGTCGGTTTGCTCTTTGAGGTTGATGAACATGCGCAAGGAGTCTTGCAGCAAGAAACTGACCCCAATGGCCGTGATCAGTGGCACCAGTTTGGGTGCTCCCCTGAGCGGCCTGTAAGCCAGCCGTTCAATCAAGATGTTCAGCAGACCAGAGAAGATCATGGCGCCCAGAATGGCCAGAATGACCTTCAGGTAACCGTTCATCTCCACGCCATTCAAGGCGGCAAGCACTTGATACCCCACCACGGCCCCAGTGGCAAAAACCTCTGAGTGGGCGAAGTTGATGAGTTGCAGCACCCCGTACACCATGGTGTATCCGAGTGCAATGATGGCGTAGACCACGCCCAGAATCAGCCCGTCTCGAAAAATCGAGATCCAGATTTGTAAGTCGCTCATTGAACCTCCACACGTTGCACCTCGGGTTGGAACCGTCGGTGTTCCCCAAACCTTGTCTTCACCTTGCTGCCATTCCGTTTTGTGTGTCTGAAATGAGCAGAACCTGAATACCCGGTCATAATAACGATGGGTCAAATCCTTGTCAATGAAAAATCGGGTGAAATTGTGCTCTGGGTGCATAAAAAAGCTGGACTGTATACATTTGTACCCGGAAAAATTCGTACACAGCGGCATTTGTTGTTATTCACCCGGATAAGCATAAACGCTTAGTGTACATTGGACGCTGTTTTCTTGTGAAAAATCTCCTTTCAGAGGATCAAGCTTCATGTACTGGATCCTGTAAGCCACGATACCTTGTTTTTTTCTGCAAAATGTCCCCAAAATTTTGAGCAATCTGCAAATGGAAATGATTCCATAGACCAATCAAAGTGTTACTCCTGACGTAGACCTGATGTGCAGGCATGGAACACGCCCTCAGGGCAAAAAAACAGGCTGTGCAAACTTCGCACAGCCCAAAACGAAAGTGACAATCCCTACTGCGTTCATCAGTGAAACAGGAGGATTCGTCTGAATCCTCCTGTTTCAAAAAACCTTTTCCAGAGAGACATCCTTTTGTTCTTCTGTCAAATGCGATGAAAGAACAAAGGATCAGTCCAAAGTGCTCAATAGTTGGTCAGGTAGGTGTCCAGTTCCCACTGGTGGACCACGGCACTGTATTCACGCCATTCCTGACGTTTGGCTTCCACAAAGTGTTCCATCACATGCTGCCCGAGGCACTCAATCATCACTTCGCTGCGCTCCAGGGCGTCCACGGCCTGATTCAGGTCGCCGGGCAATTCACGGATTTTGTGCTTGCGTTTTTCACGCACGGTCATGTGGTAAATGTTCCTCTGGATGGCCGGGGCGGGCTCCAGTTGCTTCTCGATGCCGTCCAGTCCGGCAGCCAGCATCACGGCCAGAGCCAGATAAGGGTTGCAGGCAGGATCGGGCATGCGCAGCTCGGCTCGGGTTCCGGCCCCTCTGCGTGCAGGAATCCTGACCATTGCAGAACGGTTGGAGGTGCTCCAAGCGATGTTGACCGGCGCTTCATATCCGGGGACCAGACGCTTGTAACTGTTCACCAGAGGGTTGGTGATGGCGCACATGGCATCGGCATGCTCCAAAAGGCCACCAATGAAGTACAGGGCTGTGGCAGAAAGCTGATGTTCTGCTTTCTCGTCATAGAAGGCATTTTTGCCGTTCTTGAACAGGCTGAGGTGCACGTGCATGCCGCTTCCACTGATGCCAGCCACCGGTTTGGGTAAAAAGCTGGCCAGCAAACCATACTCCAGAGCCACCCGTTTCACCACAAATTTGAAGGTGGAGATGTTGTCGGCGGTTTCCATGGCAGGGGCATAACGGAAATCAATCTCGTGTTGGCCGGGAGCCACTTCGTGGTGGGCAGCTTCAATTTCAAAGCCCATTTCCACCAGTTTGTTGGTGATTTCACGGCGGATGCGTTCACCTTTGTCGATGGGGGCCAGGTCAAAGTAACCGGCCTGATCGTTCACTTTGGTGCTGGGTTTGCCATCTTCGGTCTGCTCAAACAGGAAGAATTCTGGCTCTGGACCAGCGAACAGTTCAAAACCCAATTTCTTGGCCCGGGCGATCTGGCGTTTGAGCACATAACGGGGATCCCCCTCAAAAGGGGTGCCGTCTGGCAGGGCCACATCGCAAATCAAACGGGCCACTTTGCCCCGTTCATGCTCCTCGTGGCTGAACTTGGGAAAAATCAGGAAGGTGCCCAGGTCGGGTTTGAGCAGCATGTCCGATTCTTCAATGCGGGTGAACCCCTCGATGGAAGAACCATCGAACATCACCTCGCCATTGAGGGCTTTTTCAAACTGGCTGGAAGGCACCTCAATGTTCTTGACGATGCCCAGAATGTCGGTGAATTGCAAGCGCAAAAATTGAACGTTGTCGTTTTTGAGGGCCTGCAGGATGCTCTCTCTGGTGTATGCCATCACGCCCATCCTTTCTGAAGTGGCGAATTCAGGGAATGTGTTTCAGAAGGACCAGCAACAAGGGACCTTCCAGATCCAGAGCGGTGGGCTCTGGCACATTGGGAAACGCTGGGGTTGTTTCCAACATCCAAAGTCTAAGTTGATGCCTTGTGGGTGTCAATGTGACACAGAAGGCAAAAGCCTGATCTGTGAAAACTGGAGGAGGCTCTTGGTGCCCGGCATTTTCTGGCGTGTTACCATAAGCCTGTGCTCCACCTGCACCGCCGCAACAAAACCGTCCATGCCACCGATGTCCAGCAGGCTCTGGAAGCCCTCGGTCTTCGGGGCAAAGACCACCTCATGGCCCATGCTTCTTTGAGTGCATTTGGTTACGTGCATGGCGGCGCAGAAACCTTTGCTGAAGCCCTCAAAACCAGTGCTGCCACCGTGGTGATGCCTGCGTTCACCTATTACACGCTGGTCTGGCCCGAGCCGTACCGCACCCCAGAGTGGCCCCCCCATCCTCCCGGTCCGATGGGTTCTTTTCACCGGTTTTCGAAGGTGTCCCGTGACATTGGTCGGGTGCCTCAGGCTCTGGTGGATGACCCCGAGGCCCTGCGCAGCCAGCATCCTGCCCTCAGTTTCGTGGCTTATGGCCAGAGGGCCGAGGATGTCCTGAATGCCCAGTCCCTGCGTGAGCCGTATGCGCCAGCAGGTGCGCTTTACGATCTGGCAGGCAAAGTGCTGTTGATGGGCACGGACCACACCTCCAACACCAGCATCCACTATGGCGAATACCTCGCAGGGCAACTCGAATTGCCCCGTTTTGTGGTGCAGGACGGCAGGATGCAGGAAACCTATTTTCCCAACTGCTCTGCAGCTTTTGGTCGAATTGAACGCCACCTGATGCACAAAAAGAGTGTGCGTCTGGGATCAGGGAACATTGGCCTGTACGATGTGCAGGAACTGATTGATGTGACGGTCCTGCTGCTGGCCAGAAATCCCGAGGCTTTGCTGTGCCACTACTCGGGTTGCCGCTGCAATTATGTGCGGGGTCTGCTGAAGTATCACGCCATTTCGCCAAGAAGCCATCAGCCAAAAGTGCAATGAAAAAACCCCGTTGCAGGGCAACAGGGTCTTTTGGAATCAGAGGGTTTAGGGTTTACTCTGCTGCGATGTCGCGCAGGGCGTTCAGGTCTGCCAGCACCACACGGCCATATCCGGCATGGATCACGCCTTCTCTGGACAGTTCGCCGACCACTTTGGTCACGGTTTCACGGACCGAGCCCACTGCTGCAGCCAGTTCGTCGTGGGTGGCGTAAATCAGGATTTCGCCATTGTCCTGTTTGGTGGCCAGAGCGGTGTCTTTGAGTTCCAGCAGCTCAGCGGCAATGCGGCTTCTGAGGCGTTTGCCCACCAAGCGGTAGATGTTTTCGTAAGCGCGGTTGATGACGTTCACCAGATGGTTGGTGACCTGCACGGTGTCTTCTGCGCTGAGGAGCGCAGGGTTGATCACATCCACGCTGGAGTTGGTGACGGCTTCTGCGAAGTATTTGCGGTCCACGCCAGAGAGGGCTTCCTCTCCGAAGTATTCGCCGGGTTTGACGTAGCGCAGGGTCAGGCCGTTTCCTTCATCGTCCATGGTGTGGACGCGTACAAGGCCGCTGGAAACGCGGTACAGCATGTCAGATTTTCCGGGATAGAGAATGACTGCGCCGGGGCGGTAAGTCACAGTGTCTACAAAAGTTTTGGTCGAGATCATGTTGCCCTCCTTGGGTGGCACTGATTACTATGTTTATTATAGTACCCTTCTGGTATTTTGTAAACCAATTGGTTTCTTTAATCCCAAGATAAGTCACAATGCTTAGTGGGCAGTGAGAGCATTCCTGTGGTCAGGTACGGAGAATTGCCCGGAAAAGTTCATGTTCTCATTGTGGCTACAGCTCCATCCATCACACCTCAAATGGTCCTGAAACACCATAAGGGAAAGACCTCTGGAAATCCTTGACCTGGGTCAAGGGGAAGGCAGAAGGGTACAGGCCGAGAGCCCAGAGCTGAGGGCAATTGTAAAGCTTTTGCTGAGGCTTGGTGGCTGAGACTCGCCCCTTCAGCTTGCTTGACCAGAGTCATGGCTTTGTTCTTCCAGCAAGGCTTACGCTGAAACCATGTCCTTCTATGCTGCGTTGTCCTCGGTTTACGATCAGGTTTTTCCTGCTTCTGAGCTGCAAATTGCGTTTCTGAAGAAACACCTCTCTGGTTGGGTGCTGGATGTGGGCGCAGGAACTGGAACCTTGATGTTGCACCTCAGTGCACACGTTGAACAGGTGGACGGACTGGAATACAGTCCAGAGATGGTGGCTCTGGCCCAGAAAAAGCTGGCTGGGACTTCCAACACCTGCATCAAAGTCGGAGACATGCGCCGAGTCAAAGACCTGTTTGCTGGACCTTATGACTGTATATATTGTGTGGGCAACACCTTGCCCCATCTGCAGGGACCACTGGAAATCCTTGAGGTGTTCAGGCAGTTTTATGGTTTGCTGAAACCCTCGGGTTTGTTGATTCTGCAAACCGTCAATTTCCATCAGGTGCTGCACCAAAAACACCTGACTTTTCCGGTGCTCAGCAGGGGAGACTTGACTTTTCAGAGGACCTACACCCTGCAAGACGGCAAGGTGCTGTTCTCTGGAAAAGTCGAGCAGCAAGGCAAAACGTTGGTGGCTGAGCAAACGCAGCTTTACCCGATCCAGCAGACTGAGATGGAACAGTTGCTTCTGGAAGCTGGGTTTCAAGACCTGAGATTTTGGGGAGATTTCAAGGAAAATCCCTTCCAGCAAGATGCCGGGGCTCTGGTGGTGCTGGCCTGCAAGCCAGATCAATTTTGATCAAATGTGGGGTCAGGTTTTCTTTTAGGATGGAGCCATGCAACCGTTCCAGTCGCGCATCGAAAACCTGCTGAAGTTGCTGTCTCAGGACCTTGGAAAGCCTGTGCATGGACCCGAGATGGTCCACAAAATGCAGCTTTCACAGGAGCACAGCATCCGCATGTTTGAGCAGGCATACCGGGAGACTCCAGCTGCTTTTCGCAAAAGGTTGACGCTGGAAAGGGCTGCATATTGTCTGGGACGGACGGACCAGAGCATCACCAGCATTGCTCTAGATGCGGGTTATGGATCTCTAGAATCCTTCACCCGTGCCTTCAAGAGAGCCTTTCAGGTGAGCCCGAGTGCCTACCGGGCCACCGAGACCCCCAGTTTCTGGTTGCCTGCGGAAAATGGCATCCACTATGAACCTCAGGTGATTCGCAAAGAAAAGATCGATCTGGACCTCATCGACCTGCTGTTCCAGCATGATTTCTGGTTGACTTCAAGGATGCTGGAAGCAGCGGCAAAACTGCCAGACCAGCAACTCGATCTTGCAGTGGGAAAAATGGAGGTGGCCCCGTACCATGTGCCTGCATTCAGCATTCGGGACATGCTCAGCAGCCTGATTTCCGACAAAGAAGTCTGGCTGGCCGCCCTGTACGGACAAAGCCAGACCGACCACAGTGACATGAGTGTGCAGGGCCTCAAAACCCGAGCCGAGAAAGCTGCTCTGGACTTCATGGCTTTTGCCCGCACCATCAAAGAAAAAGGGGAGTGGCATGTGGAATTTGTGGATGCGGTGTGCACCCCTCCAGAGACCTTCACGTTTCGGGGCATTCTGGCCCATGTGATCACCTTCAGTGCCATCAAACGCCAGCACCTGCTGGACGCTTTCAGAACGCTGGGGATCGACCTCGGGACCAACGATCCCATTTTGTTTGAGCGGCAATAAAAACCATCAACCCCTGTATTCTGCGGTCTTTCATGGACCACAGAAAGGAGAAAACATGCAAACCTTGAACGGAAAAGTCGCACTGGTCACCGGAGCCACCCGTGGAGCAGGACGGGCCATCGCCATTGAACTCGGGCGGGCAGGAGCCACGGTTTATGTGACCGGGCGGACCACCCGAGCCCACACTTCAGAAATTGGACGCAAAGAGACCATTGAGGACACTGCAGAGGCCATCATTCAGAACGGAGGTCAGGCCATTGCGGTGCAAGTGGACCACACCTCACCAACACAGGTGGAAGCCCTGATTCAGCGCATCTCCAGAGCATCAGGCAGACTGGACATCCTGATCAATGATGTGTGGGGCGGCGATCACCTCACCCAGTGGGTGAAATTCTGGGAACATGACCTTGGAAATGGCCTGAAACTGCTCGACAATGCTGTGAAAAGCCACATCATCACCAGCTTTTATGTGGCTCCCCTGATGGTCCAGCAAAAAGCTGGACTGATCATCGAAATCACCGACGGCATCACTGAAAAATACCGGGGCAGCCTGTTCTACGATCTGGCAAAAGTGGCTGTGAACCGTCTGGCTTTCGCACAGGGTGCAGAACTGGCCGAGCATGGCATCACCGCTCTGGCATTGTCTCCGGGTTTCCTGCGTTCAGAAGCCATGCTGGACCACTTCGGCGTGACCGAAGAAAATTGGCGTGATGCGGTTGCACAAGAGCCCCATTTCATCGCTTCGGAAACCCCGTACTATCTGGCACGGGCAGTGGTGGCTCTGGCCTCGGATCCGCACATCCATGAAAAGAATGGTGGCCGTTACGCCACCTGGAATCTGTATCAGGAGTATGGTTTTACCGATCTGGACGGCACACAGCCAGACTGGGGCCGTCATGCCAGAGAACACCTCGGGATCGATGCGGGTTAAACCCGTTCCAGAATCCACTGGATGGCTTTTTCGGAGGCCTCGGGAATGGGGGCTCCGGAGGTGTCATCGGTCATGAAGTGGGTGCCGTTTTCAAAATGCAGCACGGTCAGATCAGGGTGATGTTTTAACGCAGATCGCAGGTTTTCACTGCTTTTTGGCACAGGCACAAAAGTGTCTCTGTCTCCAAAAAGGGCCAGCACGGGAATCTTGAGACTCTCCAGCACAGGAAGAATGTCGAGGTCCAGCACTTCATGCCACTGTTTAAAGATGTTCAGGAGCACAGGCTCTGGGGGCAACGCCTCTCCAAAAGACATGTATTTCTTGACCGAAAGCAGGTCGTAAAGGGCCATGATGGGCAGCAGGTCCCGGTTTTGCCTTGCTGCCCTGTTGAAAATCCGGTAAATGGACAGGGCCTCCTGAATGTCTTCTTCTGTTTCGCCTGCCCTGCGCATCTGGGTTTCCACCCGGTACAGTTCCTGTTCTGCTGGGGTCATGATGGCAGGGGAGACCAGCACCAGAAAATCCACATTCTGTGACAGGGAAGCGGCCAGAGGGGCCACCCATCCACCCTGACTGACCCCCCTGAGGCCCACTTTTGAAATCTCAGGATGGTTTTTCAGGGTTTTGACCCCTCCCAGCACGTCTTTGGCCAGTGTGTGGTAAGAGGCCGAGGTCCAGTCTCCTGAGGATTCACCTGTTCCCCTTTTGTCATAAACAAGGGCTGCAATGCCTTGTTGTGCAAATTGCTCTGCCACACGCATGGACCATGCTCTGGGTTCTGGGCCTGATCCATGCACGCAAACCACAGCAGGATACGCGCCAGAGGCCTCTGGAAGCACAAGGGTGCCGGAAAGGGAAACCTGATCGCCGGGAAACTGGATCAACTGGTGTCTGGTGGTCATGCCTTCACTCTGAATCTATACTGTTCAAAAAGGAGAGGGAAAATTTGAACAGCTTGCAGGTCAGTGATCCACAGGTGGCAGCCTTTCTGATGGACCCCATCAAGCGGGAACGGGTCAGACCCTTTCTGGGTCAGGAAAACACCGTCAAAGCAGCAGCAGAAGATCTGGGCATCTCCATCAGTCTGATGCACCACCACACCAAGAAAATGCTGGCTCTGGGACTCGTTCAGGTGGTTCG carries:
- a CDS encoding AAC(3) family N-acetyltransferase; translation: MLHLHRRNKTVHATDVQQALEALGLRGKDHLMAHASLSAFGYVHGGAETFAEALKTSAATVVMPAFTYYTLVWPEPYRTPEWPPHPPGPMGSFHRFSKVSRDIGRVPQALVDDPEALRSQHPALSFVAYGQRAEDVLNAQSLREPYAPAGALYDLAGKVLLMGTDHTSNTSIHYGEYLAGQLELPRFVVQDGRMQETYFPNCSAAFGRIERHLMHKKSVRLGSGNIGLYDVQELIDVTVLLLARNPEALLCHYSGCRCNYVRGLLKYHAISPRSHQPKVQ
- a CDS encoding ABC transporter permease subunit, translating into MTQAVKKQGILDNPQIASLIVLMYTAITSTLMLTVATQVNNLAQAMFFAAFLGTVVLTFKSKAHTWAKILSLAPALMIVMPIVGLRNEFLLEVVLQIVIYAALALGLNIVVGLAGLLDLGYVAFFAVGAYTWGIFGSAQLGRITGAGGEGLDGNWFWLFLALAVILAILVGVLIGLPVLKLKGDYLAIVTLGLGEVIRVFANNLTPITNGPNGVLGINPPHITWFSGLLSPIIDRFGLTEPQVFALFLYFLVLVIIGIIILFNLRLDQSHIGRNWIAIREDEIAAQAMGVPLVRTKLIAFATGASFAGVMGAVFAIKQTAVSPEDFTFFQSIGVLVMVILGGMGSIPGVIVGAMAVTWLQLDFLKSLSEYLQSLPAFQGNSTFDPAKYERLFFGLLLILMMLFRPQGLLPAVRKHIKIPDAATVGAAKTNQGVK
- a CDS encoding class I SAM-dependent methyltransferase, which translates into the protein MSFYAALSSVYDQVFPASELQIAFLKKHLSGWVLDVGAGTGTLMLHLSAHVEQVDGLEYSPEMVALAQKKLAGTSNTCIKVGDMRRVKDLFAGPYDCIYCVGNTLPHLQGPLEILEVFRQFYGLLKPSGLLILQTVNFHQVLHQKHLTFPVLSRGDLTFQRTYTLQDGKVLFSGKVEQQGKTLVAEQTQLYPIQQTEMEQLLLEAGFQDLRFWGDFKENPFQQDAGALVVLACKPDQF
- a CDS encoding ABC transporter ATP-binding protein: MLLSVENLRKTFGGLVAVNDVTFQVPERSIISVIGPNGAGKTTFFNMITGIYQPDRGTINLAGKDLVGLKPDEVTVAGIARTFQNIRLFPSMTAVENILVARNVRMKVGFLDALFHTPNFKRQEKEALDAALTLLDFVGLRRAANEGATDLPYGDQRRLEIARALATNPKLILLDEPAAGMNPRETEELKDLIRRIRDDLGVTVVLIEHDMRLVMSISEKITVLDYGTKIAEGLPETIRTNPKVREAYLGRGHAAGEKRGGA
- a CDS encoding SDR family oxidoreductase; protein product: MQTLNGKVALVTGATRGAGRAIAIELGRAGATVYVTGRTTRAHTSEIGRKETIEDTAEAIIQNGGQAIAVQVDHTSPTQVEALIQRISRASGRLDILINDVWGGDHLTQWVKFWEHDLGNGLKLLDNAVKSHIITSFYVAPLMVQQKAGLIIEITDGITEKYRGSLFYDLAKVAVNRLAFAQGAELAEHGITALALSPGFLRSEAMLDHFGVTEENWRDAVAQEPHFIASETPYYLARAVVALASDPHIHEKNGGRYATWNLYQEYGFTDLDGTQPDWGRHAREHLGIDAG
- a CDS encoding ABC transporter ATP-binding protein is translated as MLQLSNVNTFYGQIQALKGISLEVNQGEIVALIGGNGAGKTTTLRSISGMVKVKSGDILLEGKKINGIPSNELTAKGMAHVPEGRRIFPRLTVMENLEMGAYLVNDKKLIAQRMQRGFEFFPRLAERKTQLGGTLSGGEQQMLAVARALMIEPKILLLDEPSMGLSPLFVEAIFDIILKLNTELKTTILLVEQNASMALDIAHRAYVLRTGEIILSGKAEEIANNDSVKEAYLGEA
- a CDS encoding helix-turn-helix domain-containing protein, which translates into the protein MQPFQSRIENLLKLLSQDLGKPVHGPEMVHKMQLSQEHSIRMFEQAYRETPAAFRKRLTLERAAYCLGRTDQSITSIALDAGYGSLESFTRAFKRAFQVSPSAYRATETPSFWLPAENGIHYEPQVIRKEKIDLDLIDLLFQHDFWLTSRMLEAAAKLPDQQLDLAVGKMEVAPYHVPAFSIRDMLSSLISDKEVWLAALYGQSQTDHSDMSVQGLKTRAEKAALDFMAFARTIKEKGEWHVEFVDAVCTPPETFTFRGILAHVITFSAIKRQHLLDAFRTLGIDLGTNDPILFERQ
- a CDS encoding helix-turn-helix domain-containing protein, with amino-acid sequence MISTKTFVDTVTYRPGAVILYPGKSDMLYRVSSGLVRVHTMDDEGNGLTLRYVKPGEYFGEEALSGVDRKYFAEAVTNSSVDVINPALLSAEDTVQVTNHLVNVINRAYENIYRLVGKRLRSRIAAELLELKDTALATKQDNGEILIYATHDELAAAVGSVRETVTKVVGELSREGVIHAGYGRVVLADLNALRDIAAE
- a CDS encoding branched-chain amino acid ABC transporter permease, with translation MSDLQIWISIFRDGLILGVVYAIIALGYTMVYGVLQLINFAHSEVFATGAVVGYQVLAALNGVEMNGYLKVILAILGAMIFSGLLNILIERLAYRPLRGAPKLVPLITAIGVSFLLQDSLRMFINLKEQTDRLSYPSVLGTEKILGLNPTDVLLFVVAALMLLVLNYMVNYTKLGTAIRAVAQDQQTARLMGINTNNIIALTFFIGGALGGAAGVLWGVKFTQVDGYIGIIPGIKAFTAAVLGGIGSIPGAVVGGLVLGFLENLIGAISIFGVKMSFSTNGFVQSIGNVLMNVGVQWKDVGAFMVLIIILIFKPAGLLGKATTEKV
- the glnA gene encoding type I glutamate--ammonia ligase, whose amino-acid sequence is MAYTRESILQALKNDNVQFLRLQFTDILGIVKNIEVPSSQFEKALNGEVMFDGSSIEGFTRIEESDMLLKPDLGTFLIFPKFSHEEHERGKVARLICDVALPDGTPFEGDPRYVLKRQIARAKKLGFELFAGPEPEFFLFEQTEDGKPSTKVNDQAGYFDLAPIDKGERIRREITNKLVEMGFEIEAAHHEVAPGQHEIDFRYAPAMETADNISTFKFVVKRVALEYGLLASFLPKPVAGISGSGMHVHLSLFKNGKNAFYDEKAEHQLSATALYFIGGLLEHADAMCAITNPLVNSYKRLVPGYEAPVNIAWSTSNRSAMVRIPARRGAGTRAELRMPDPACNPYLALAVMLAAGLDGIEKQLEPAPAIQRNIYHMTVREKRKHKIRELPGDLNQAVDALERSEVMIECLGQHVMEHFVEAKRQEWREYSAVVHQWELDTYLTNY
- a CDS encoding alpha/beta hydrolase family protein, whose amino-acid sequence is MTTRHQLIQFPGDQVSLSGTLVLPEASGAYPAVVCVHGSGPEPRAWSMRVAEQFAQQGIAALVYDKRGTGESSGDWTSASYHTLAKDVLGGVKTLKNHPEISKVGLRGVSQGGWVAPLAASLSQNVDFLVLVSPAIMTPAEQELYRVETQMRRAGETEEDIQEALSIYRIFNRAARQNRDLLPIMALYDLLSVKKYMSFGEALPPEPVLLNIFKQWHEVLDLDILPVLESLKIPVLALFGDRDTFVPVPKSSENLRSALKHHPDLTVLHFENGTHFMTDDTSGAPIPEASEKAIQWILERV